The Vidua chalybeata isolate OUT-0048 chromosome 24, bVidCha1 merged haplotype, whole genome shotgun sequence genome includes a window with the following:
- the LYZ gene encoding lysozyme C, protein MRKSMLFLGFLLVFLGLALPGTQGKIIPRCEMVKILRQNGFQGFEGTTVADWMCLVKYESSYNTKAYNDNGPSRDYGIFQINSKYWCNDGRTSGSKNACRISCSKLQDDNLEDDIRCAKKIAREAHGLSPWYGWKNHCRGRDLSSFVRGC, encoded by the exons ATGAGAAAATCAATGCTCTTCCTTGgctttcttcttgttttccttggcctggctctgccaggcacccagggaaaaataattcccaGATGTGAGATGGTGAAGATCCTACGTCAGAATGGCTTTCAGGGCTTCGAGGGCACAACTGTTGCTGACT GGATGTGCCTGGTGAAATATGAGAGTAGTTATAACACGAAAGCGTACAACGACAATGGTCCAAGCAGGGACTACGGCATCTTCCAGATCAACAGCAAGTACTGGTGCAATGATGGCAGGACCTCTGGATCCAAGAATGCCTGCCGCATCAGTTGCTCAA AATTGCAAGATGATAATCTTGAGGATGATATTCGGTGTGCCAAGAAGATTGCCCGGGAGGCTCATGGCCTCAGTCCCTG GTATGGCTGGAAAAACCATTGCCGGGGCAGAGACCTGAGTTCCTTTGTCAGGGGCTGCTAA